aatatactgttATCAATAATTGTTTAGCAACAATAGTGAATcccaataattttatttcataaatcttTTATTACACCAAAGTAACTTTTGATAATATTGTCTTTTTAAATAGGTCTTGGCTCCTTTTAACAGACATATtgttataaaacagtttttttataagttttcTGAGACAAAAGCGGGAGGAACTGAAACAAAATCTACACCAGGATGTTAGAAATGGCTACAGTCTGTATTTACTTGTACCAAGATGTTAGAAATGGCTACAGTCTGTGTTTACTTGTACCAGAATGTTAGAAATGGCTACAGTCTGTATTTTCTTATACCAGGATCGATGTTAGAAATGGCTACAGTCTGTATTTTCTTGTACCAGGATTTTAGAAATGGCTACAGTCTGTATTTTCTTGTACCAGGATGTTAGAAATGGCTACAGTCTGTGTTAACTTGTACCAGGATCGATGTTAGAAATGGCTACAGTCTGTATTTTCTTGTACCAGGATGTTAGAAATGGCTACAGTCTGTATTTTCTTGTACCAGGATGTTAGAAATGGCTACAGTCTGTGTTAACTTGTACCAGAATGTTAGAAATGGCTACAGCTGTGTTTACTTTCAATTCAGGACTTTTTCTAGAAGAAACTGGTAGTTATAAGTATAACATGATGGTCATCATTACATGTCCCCTTAAAGATGAATAAAACAACTATGCCCATAGCTTACCTGTAGTCGACTGGTAACGGTGTAAAGGCCTGCAAACAACAAAATGGCAGCAAAGTAAGATTGGACCAGTAGAATGCCGTTTACTTTCCTTCCAACCAGTTGTCGTGCCAACTTTACTGGAAATAAAAGGTCACTCATTTTATTTGTGTCATGTACTGATACAGCATATTGTCACAATTCAAATTTAGTCTGTGTAAAAGAAATGATTCGGAAATTACATGAATCATTGCAAGCAGTTGATCCTTGTTCTGTGTGCTTAACCACTAAATTATCTTGCATTCAATAATACATGGGGCCGCATTATTCCTTCAAGAGTTGCTTTATCAGACCTCTACTGTATTATCTGGATTATAATTCGCATTTGAGCATAAATGGCAAAGGcatttttacgattttttttcCTTCAGTTTTTGTACACCTTTGTGTATATGTTAATTCCTGATCTGTttcaaaatgatgaaatatccaaagcaaaaaataattaaagatgaTGAGACTATATTTCCTAACTAAACAGGATGAGAATTTATTACCTGAACTAAACAGGATGAGAATTTATTACCTGAACTAAACAGGATGAGAATTTATTACCTGAACTAAACAGGATGAGAATTTATTACCTGAACTAAACAGGATGAGAATTTATTACCTGAACTAAACAGGATGAGAATTTATTACCTGAACTAAACAGGATGAGAATTTATTACCCGAACTAAACAGGTGAGAATTTATTACCCGAACTTAACAGGATGAGAATTTATTACCTGAACTAACAGGATGAGAATTTATTACCTGAACTAAACAGGATGAGAATTTATTACCTGAACTAAACAGGATGAGAATTTATTACCTGAACTAAACAGGATGAGAATTTATTACCTGAACTAAACAGGATGAGAATTTATTACCTGAACTAAACAGGATGAGAATTTATTACCTGAACTAAACAGGATGATAATTAGTTACCTGAACTAAACAGGATGAGAATTTATTACCTGAACTAAACATTATGATGAGAATTTATTACCTGAACTAAAATTTGATGATAATTAGTTACCTGAACTaaattgatgatgataattagtTACCTGAACTAAATTTGATGATAATTAGTTACCTGAACTAAATTTGATGATAATTAGTTACCTGAACTAAATTTGATGATAATTAGTTACCTGAACTAAATATGATGATAATTAGTTACCTGAACTAAACTTGATGATAATTAGTTACCTGAACTAAACTTGATGATAATTAGTTACCTGAACTAAACTTGATGATAATTAGTTACCTGAACTAAACATGATGATAATTAGTTACCTGAACTAAATTTGATGATAATTAGTTACCTGAACTAAACATGATGATAATTAGTTACCTGAACTAAATTTGATGATAATTAGTTACCTGAACTAAATTTGATGATAATTAGTTACCTGAACTAAATTTGATGATAATTAGTTACCTGAACTAAATTTGATGATAATTAGTTACCTGAACTAAATTTGATGATAATTAGTTACCTGAACTAAATTTGATGATAATTAGATACCTGAACTAAATTTGATGATAATTAGTGACCTGAACTAAACATGATGATAATTAGTTACCTGAACTAAATTTGATGATAATTAGTTACCTGAACTAAATTTGATGATAATTAGTTACCTGAACTAAATTTGATGATAATTAGTTACCTGAACTAAATTTGATGATAATTAGTTACCTGAACTAAAATTTGATGATAATTAGTTACCTGAACTAAACTTGATGATAATTAGTTACCTGAACTAAATTTGATGATTTAGTTACCTGAACTAAATTGATGATAATTAGTTACCTGAACTAAATTTGATGATAATAACTGTTATTGAGACTCCGTGTGTACAAGGACCACATTCCTAACACTCCACCGCCCTATTAATGAACAATTTGTATCACATCAGAGGTTTAGAAGTTATTGTAGTTCTCAATGAGAACGGCACTAACACTGGTACAACAGCTGTTGGCGACAGTGGGTTGCTGGGGTAGAAAATTACCCATGTGGTGTGTCACTTACGCTACACTGTAACTTCAATTGTTGAGATCTGCCTATTTAAGCACACTGTTATTATGACCTTTAAAGCGTGTTAACACACTGGTATTAATGTGTATGTTGACACACTGTAACATTAATGTGTAACAAAGACACTGTCCAAATTTAGTGTTGAGCGTTACCACACTTAAGTATGAATGTGTTACTCCCCTTTTCACAACTGTATTAACTCGTCAGAGAATATCTAAGAGTGTAAcacactgtattagtgtgtCTCACACTGTGATTAGTGTGTAACACACTACGCCCGTATGTATTAATGTAACATAAAGGAGAGAGGCCACTGTATTAGTCTCCACGTCAGAGACATTATTTTCACATTGTACTTTAGGTTGTTATCTTGTAGCACAcactgtattagtgtgatataaaatttaacacactgtattagtgtgtatcacactgtattagtgtgtGCGTAACACACTGTATTAGGTGTGTATCACACTGTACAACTGTATTAGTGTGTAACACACTGTAATAATGTGTGGTAAcacactgtattagtgtgtatAATTTTCTCTTTGCATACACTGTATTAATGTGTAAcacactgtattagtgtgtaaCACACTGTATTTAGTGTGTATCACcactgtattagtgtgtaacacactgtattagtgtgtatcacactgtattagtgtgtaacacactgtattagtgtgtatcacactgtattagatgtgtatcacactgtattaATGTGTATGAAATCTGCTCCTTGTATATAACCCACTGTGTAACACATTATTgtgtgtatcacactgtattagtgtgtatcacactgtattagtgtgtatcacactgtattagtgtgtatcacactgtattagtgtgtatcacactgtattagtgtgtaacacactgtattagtgtgtatcacactgtattagtgtgtatcacactgtattagtgtgtatcacactgtattagtgtgtaacacactgtattagtgtgtatcacactgtattagtgtgtatcacactgtattagtgtgtaaCACACTGTATTAAtgtgtatcacactgtattagtgtgtaacacactgtattagtgtgtatcacactgtattagtgtgtatcacactgtattagtgtgtaacacactgtattagtgtgtaaCACACTGTATTAAtgtgtatcacactgtattagtgtgtatcacactgtattaatgtgtatcacactgtattaATGTGTAAcacactgtattagtgtgtatcacactgtattagtgtgtatcacactgtattagtgtgtatcacactgtattagtgtgtatcacactgtattagtgtgtatcacactgtattagtgtgtatcacactgtattagtgtgtatcacactgtattaATGTGTAACACACTGTATTAAtgtgtatcacactgtattagtgtgtatcacactgtattagtgtgtaacacactgtattagtgtgtatcacactgtattagtgtgtaaCACACTGTATTAATGTGTATCCACCACATGTGATTATTtgtgtatcacactgtattagtgtgtatcacactgtattTAGTGTGTAAcacactgtattagtgtgtatacacaacaactgtattagtgtgtaatcacactgtattagtgtgtaacacactgtattagtgtgtatcacactgtattagtgtgtatcacactgtattagtgtgtatcacactgtattagtgtgtatcacactgtattagtgtgtatcacactgtattagtgtgtaaCACACTGTATTAAtgtgtatcacactgtattaatgtgtatcacactgtattagtgtgtaacacactgtattagtgtgtGTAACACACTGTATTAAGTGTGTAACACACTGTATTAAgtgtgtatcacactgtattaTTGTGTATTCAcacactgtattagtgtgtatcaccactgtattagtgtgtatcacactgtattagtgtgtatcaactgtattagtgtgtatcacactgtattaATGTGTATCCACACTGTATTAAGTGTGTATTCTtcacactgtattagtgtgtatcacactgtattaatgtgtatcacactgtattTATGTGTATCAAactgtattagtgtgtatcacactgtattagtgtgtaaCACACTGTATTAAtgtgtatcacactgtattagatgtgtatcacactgtattagtgtgctttacactgtattagtgtgtatcacactgtattagtgtgtaaCACACTGTATTAAtgtgtatcacactgtattagtgtgtatcacactgtattagtgtgtatcacactgtattagtgtgtatcacactgtattagtgtgtatcacactgtattagtgtgtatcacactgtattagtgtgtatcacactgtattagtgtgtatcacactgtattagtgtgtatcacactgtattagtgtgtaacacactgtattagtgtgtatcacactgtattaatgtgtatcacactgtattagtgtgtaacacactgtattagtgtgtatcacactgtattaatgtgtatcacactgtattagtgtgtaaCACACTGTATTAAtgtgtatcacactgtattagtgtgtaacacactgtattagtgtgtatcacactgtattagtgtgtatcacactgtattagtgtgtatcacactgtattagtgtgtaatattactgtattaaGTGTGTAAcacactgtattagtgtgtaaTCACACTGTATTAAtgtgtatcacactgtattaatgtgtatcacactgtattagtgtgtatcacactgtattaatgtgtatcacactgtattagtgtgtatcacactgtattagtgtgtatcacactgtattagtgtgtatcacactgtattagtgtgtatcacactgtattagtgtgtaaCACACTGTATTAAtgtgtatcacactgtattagtgtgtatcacactgtattagtgtgtatcacactgtattagtgtgtaacacactgtattagtgtgtGTATCACACTGTAATTAGTGTGTAATCACACTGTATTAATGTATTATCACACTGTATTAAtgtgtatcacactgtattagtgtgtaacacaactgtattagtgtgtatcacactgtattagtgtgtatctcacactgtattagtgtgtatcacactgtattagtgtgtatcacactgtattagtgtgtatcacactgtattaatgtgtataacacactgtattagtgtgtaaTCACACTGTATTTAGTGTGTAACACACTGTATTAATGTGTATCACACTGTTTAATgtgtgtatcacactgtattagtgtgtaCTTCACACAATCTGTAATTAAtgtgtatcacactgtattagtgtgtatcacactgtattagtgtgtaaCACACTGTATTAAtgtgtatcacactgtattagtgtgtaacacactgtattagtgtgtatcACACTGTGTATTAGTGTGTATCACACTGTGTATTAGTGTGTAAcacactgtattagtgtgtaacacactgtattagtgtgtatcacactgtattagtgtgtatcacactgtattagtgtgtatcacactgtattagtgtgtaacacactgtattagtgtgtatcacactgtattagtgtgtatcacactgtattagtgtgtatcacactgtattagtgtgtaacacactgtattagtgtgtatcacactgtattagtgtgtaaCACACTGTATTAATGTGTAcacactgtattagtgtgtatcacactgtattagtgtgtatcacactgtattagtgtgtaCACACTGTACTGTTATTAAtgtgtatcacactgtattagtgtgtatcacactgtattatgtgtgtatcacactgtattagtgtgtaacacactgtattagtgtgtgtatcacactgtattaatgtgtatcacactgtattagtgtgtatcacactgtattagtgtgtatcacactgtattagtgtgtaacacactgtattagtgtgtatcacactgtattagtgtgtatcacactgtattaatgtgtatcacactgtattagtgtgtatcacactgtattaTTAGTGTGTATCACACTGTTTTAATGTGTAAcacactgtattagtgtgtatcacactgtattagtgtgtaacacactgtattagtgtgtatcacactgtattaatgtgtatcacactgtattagtgtgtaacacactgtattagtgtgtaatcacactgtattagtgtgtatcacactgtattagtgtgtaacacactgtattagtgtgtatcacactgtattaatttgtatcacactgtattagtgtgtaacacactgtattagtgtgtatcacactgtattagtgtgtaacacactgtattagtgtgtatcacactgtattagtgtgtaaCACACTGTATTAAtgtgtatcacactgtattagtgtgtatcacactgtattagtgtgtatcacactgtattagtgtgtatcacactgtattaatgtgtatcacactgtattagtgtgtatcACACTGTAATTTATGTGTATCACACTGTAACACATTTGTGGTTATTAGTGTGTGTAAAAACACTGTATTAGTGTATCATACTCACCACTATTAGAGCGTTGTCGTCATCCTTTTTGGACCAAATATCAATGATGGTCTGGATGAGTAAATTCACTCcctgaaaatacaaaacaacaaatgaaatattttatatgtgtaaTAGTTGTGAAGTCTTAACAAGCATTAAAGTTAGTTCATGGTTTGAAAGATTTGGtgaataacaagaggcccaagaggcttGTATTTCTTGCCATTTTGTTTGGCCTTTGTATACCTCTGAAGTCTTATaaagatttcaatttttttgacccctgtaattaaacataaatgtaGATATAGGTCGAAGACATTCAATTAGTGACATAAACTTCTATGACAGTTACCATGGTTAATGAGATTATTACTACTTTGTTACCATGGTTAGTGATATTAACGACTCGGTTACCATGGTTATAATACAACCACTTAGTTCCATAGTCCAATAAACCTATCTTATGAggcttttttattcattttttttaaatataataaattaaggcctaataatataagcaggtttagcagactatTAGTTCCAATTAATGCAAGATTTTTTGAAGGTTAATAGTTGTTAGAGGGACAATGTACTCGGAGCGTGGATTGATGTTGTGTTTATATTGGTAATAAACCAGTCCATATGGTGCAGTTGGTATCACTATAATCTGCCTGCAAATCAGTGatcagtaattatataaatgctTGTGTTCGTGACGCCATTATAAATCGCCATTATAAATTGGCGGTAGCTACTAGGTAATTCTTATAGACAACCTGAACCAGCACCAGTGGAGTAAGCATCTGATGTCTAAAACTATTTACGGTAACATATTTACCTCTTTGGATGCATTATCCTGTCTGAAACATAACTTTTCTTAATATAAGAGCATCCCAAGTAGCTATTTATTTCCTTTGGTATACCTTACAGGAATCTGATTCGGGCAATCCAGTGGATGTTTTTAGGAATGAATAACTAATTTTATGTAGCATTTTGCTTGGTGGTTATACTGCAGAATTAACTTCACTGAATTGTTCCTTTCAAATACCTGTAGTAGTACAGTAAAGATGATTGTCTTTGTTCCTGTTGTTTGTTCGAGGCCCTTCAGACATTTCCGACAAAACCGCGCTCTCAGCGTGTTGTTGGTGGCTTGTGTGGTACCCTTAAAATTACAATTATACTCAATTTAACATGAATTATCATCACACATCAGGTGTTTGTACAatgataatatttcataattttagaGCTAAAATCTGAAAATCACTAAAAATTACTAGGGATTTatcttcaaaacatttttttgaaaattgtgaatttgatgaTTATTTTCACATTTAGAGTAAttgtacacgtacatgtatatggtgtcTTGACCTTGACATCTTGTCAATATACTGGTACTGACTTTGGCATAACCTAACTTTTATATCACCAAGTCAGATTGATGATTTACATTAAAATCTTCATATATTTCTTGATATAGTATAATCTTAAAATTTTTCTTTAACCTTGAACATTATGTTTCCTTGACCTTGACCATCCTGAAATACTGACCCTGTCACTCAGAttctgtgttgtattgttgAGATCACCTAGATATTGTTTCAGAGTTTCACTGCTCTCTTCGAGATTTTCCAGTAGTTTAACTGTTTGATAGTAGGACAGATGGACGCCATCATGTTCATTATCCAGTAATTCGGgcctaaaattaaaaaaaaaaaccactttaaCAATGTATACTTGGCCTGCCATGCCACTAAATACCTTGACAATGTATCCCATCTTAGGATATTAaatagttacctcccttacggGTAATtaagtatccattgtgacatcattattttgtgagccaAAAACTCACCTTGTTTTCTCTGTaaagtatgatgttacattCGCAAACACAATATGCCACAATCACTTCCTaccaacaagggcagataactctgtaatatgtaaatacagaattaaTAACCCTGACAATGTATAAAGATATAATTAacctgaaaacaaatatttgccTGGACAATAGGCGATAACTATAACTTGTTGATGCATCAATCAGTTTATTTTTAACTACTGAAATTAAAGTACAGCTTTCACATGtctttatattgttttatatacgCTTACGGAATATTAAAGCCTAACATAATTTTGAAACCTAAATATAATCATTAAATTAGGGGAGTTTCTTTATAAGTTATCCGTTATCAGTCTATCACTTCTTGACCTGCATCTTATCAGGGAAAAACATATAGTCAGCCCATATAGATTACATGATATGCCGATCACATCCTAAATGCGTGATAATTATATAGTCCTCATGTGAGTTTGATTCACTTCATTATATCATAACTGATAAATAAGCATATGATATACCTGTAACAGAAAGGAACACCTGGACCATAAATAACCCTGGTAGCTGTATGTAACGATTGATAATTCATGATTGAAACTAAACTGGATACAGAATTGCACTATTAGTCAATTATATAATCCAAAAGTGCCATAATGGAGGCAGATGGAAGAAGTGTTTTCTGATTTTCCTCCAAAATATTTTCCACTGTCGCATCTCTGCCTCCAATATTCCAGAAGGATCGAGCACTGAATCTGATAGATTTTctataataatatttcaatgtGGCTTTTGAGGAGAAAACTCAAAAGAATCGATACCACTGGTCTGCAGTACTAATGTTTCGTAAAGCTGGGAAAGCCTGTACAATACAACGATTCCATTGATGAGCTGTCAACCGAGAGCCTTTTGGGTACTGTTGTGAATTCTTGGTCCAACACCTTTTGTTTCCCAGCCAGGTTCCCACTCCATCAAACACTGGCTTcgcattttgttttctgtgtccAACCCTTCGAAAGTATGTAATTGCAATGTGATGGATTCATTTccattttgtgttgttttggaATAAATGCATCTTTGGACCATTTTCCAGGTGATGTTGAGATTCTGTCCTCCCACTTTGTGATCTGCGCTGTGCGACTCATCCGTTCATAAACAGAAAGGAACACCTGGACCATAAATAACCCTGGTAGCTGTATGTAACGATTGATAATTCATGATTGAAACTAAACTGGATACAGAATTGCACTATTAGTCAATTATAATAATCCAAAAGTgcaatattataagactctttcatatgtggatatgaaggatagggatattctacccgaggtaACAAAATGTGGTAAACaccaaggcttgccgagggtttttgcaacattttgtgatcccgaaggtagaatatccctatccttcatatcccacttatgaaagagtaatttttctttcatacctcgacgttctattgcaattttacaactataatatcccgccattttgaaataaattcgaagaaatctatgactgaaagtcaattttccatacatgaaaattacaaatgtacgtgatattttcaacacaaattccgttgtttacatcttttaaagtaaaaccagtcaactttgtgaaaaaaatgttaaaattttacagaggaaatagaaattttgttgacgccgtgacgtcatggggctttattgcatgagtagccatgcaatacagcctcaggcgacatgattGTATTGCCCTAGATCAGCCaatattacacccgtaggtatgaaagaatatatagatatttttccCGGGTTCAAATCCTGACCTGGCAGCTACATTTTCCCCTTACATGTTACAGAATTGGCTCCCAACTACATAATCCATGGCGGAGGTATTTGGAAGGGTCTCCTATGTCTttgagggcgaa
The nucleotide sequence above comes from Argopecten irradians isolate NY chromosome 1, Ai_NY, whole genome shotgun sequence. Encoded proteins:
- the LOC138314622 gene encoding uncharacterized protein is translated as MADVSTSSELLWDHAGEDLEENPLINTYRTDSPARRRIHRPELLDNEHDGVHLSYYQTVKLLENLEESSETLKQYLGDLNNTTQNLSDRGTTQATNNTLRARFCRKCLKGLEQTTGTKTIIFTVLLQGVNLLIQTIIDIWSKKDDDNALIVVSMIH